One segment of Manihot esculenta cultivar AM560-2 chromosome 4, M.esculenta_v8, whole genome shotgun sequence DNA contains the following:
- the LOC110613420 gene encoding pentatricopeptide repeat-containing protein At1g62260, mitochondrial, which translates to MRRRLAIGFVITCKRELQTTSQLFAGLKTRHFASTPRSKSSFQHLDLYSLNKKISHFTRMGRINDARALFDKMEQRNTVSWNSMISGYVKRGEITKARKLFDEMPKRDVVSWNLMISGYVSCRGKRFLEEGRYLFDKMQERDYVSWNTMISGYAKNGRMDEALQLFHTMPKRNAVSWNAMVAGFLQNGDVGRAIEFFEMIPERDGASLSVLVSGLIQNGELDEAARILLECSSNDGRKEELVHAYNTLIAGYGQCGKVNEARNLFDQIPIQDGQGNGSKKRFVRNVVSWNTMMMCYVKAQDIVSARELFDQMKERDTISWNTMISGYVHASDMEEASNLFCEMPNSDTLSWNSMISGYAQTGSLELAHDLFQRMPQKNLISWNTMIAGYEKNDDYKGAIEIFIQMQIEGEKPDRHTLSSLLIVSSGIVDLHLGMQIHQLVEKTVTADVPINNALITMYSKCGAIIEAQTIFDEIKMQKEVISWNAMIGGYASHGYATEALELFKWMKSFKVQPTYITFISVLNACAYAGLVEEGRGIFKSMVSEYGIEPRLEHFASLVDIVGRHGQLKEALDVINSMPFEPDKVVWGALLGASRVHNNVEMARVAAEALMRLEPDSSVPYVLLYNMYADAGQWDNATEVRMMMERNNIKKEAAFSWVDSS; encoded by the coding sequence ATGAGGCGCAGGTTAGCAATTGGCTTTGTAATAACATGCAAAAGGGAGCTCCAAACTACAAGCCAACTTTTCGCCGGTTTAAAAACTCGCCATTTTGCGTCTACTCCAAGATCAAAGAGTTCTTTTCAGCACCTAGACTTGTATTCCCTGAATaaaaagatctcgcatttcaccaGAATGGGTCGGATTAACGACGCTAGAGCATTGTTTGATAAAATGGAGCAAAGAAACACTGTTTCATGGAATTCGATGATTAGTGGGTACGTGAAACGGGGAGAGATTACCAAAGCAAGAAAACTGTTCGACGAAATGCCTAAAAGGGATGTCGTGTCGTGGAATTTAATGATTTCAGGATATGTGTCATGTCGTGGGAAGAGGTTTCTAGAGGAGGGAAGATACTTGTTTGATAAAATGCAGGAAAGGGACTACGTTTCTTGGAACACGATGATTAGTGGGTATGCAAAGAATGGGAGGATGGATGAGGCCTTGCAGCTTTTTCATACAATGCCTAAGCGGAATGCAGTCTCGTGGAATGCCATGGTTGCTGGGTTTTTGCAGAATGGTGATGTAGGGCGTGCAATTGAATTTTTTGAGATGATTCCTGAGAGGGATGGAGCATCCTTGAGTGTACTTGTCTCGGGTCTTATTCAGAATGGAGAATTGGATGAAGCTGCCAGAATTTTGCTTGAATGCAGCAGCAATGATGGCAGGAAAGAGGAATTGGTGCATGCTTATAATACTTTGATAGCAGGGTATGGTCAGTGTGGAAAGGTGAATGAAGCTCGAAATCTTTTTGATCAGATCCCAATTCAGGATGGCCAAGGAAACGGAAGCAAAAAGAGGTTTGTGAGAAATGTTGTGTCATGGAATACCATGATGATGTGCTATGTGAAGGCACAGGATATTGTCTCTGCTAGAGAACTCTTTGACCAAATGAAGGAAAGAGACACTATTTCATGGAATACCATGATTAGTGGATATGTTCATGCGTCAGATATGGAAGAGGCCTCAAACCTCTTTTGTGAAATGCCAAACTCAGATACCCTTTCGTGGAATTCAATGATCTCAGGATATGCCCAGACAGGTAGTTTGGAACTTGCTCATGATCTCTTTCAGAGGATGCCCCAAAAGAACTTGATCTCATGGAATACCATGATTGCTGGGTATGAGAAGAATGATGATTATAAAGGagcaattgaaatttttatccaGATGCAAATTGAAGGTGAGAAACCTGATAGACACACTTTATCTTCACTTCTCATTGTGTCTTCTGGGATTGTGGATCTACATTTGGGCATGCAGATTCATCAGCTTGTAGAAAAGACAGTTACCGCAGATGTTCCAATAAATAATGCCCTTATCACCATGTATTCAAAATGTGGTGCAATAATTGAGGCTCAGACCATTTTTGATGAGATTAAAATGCAGAAAGAAGtaatctcatggaatgcaatgATTGGAGGATATGCATCTCATGGTTATGCTACAGAGGCTTTGGAACTTTTCAAATGGATGAAAAGTTTCAAAGTGCAACCTACTTATATAACGTTTATTTCAGTTTTGAATGCCTGTGCTTATGCCGGACTAGTTGAAGAAGGTCGAGGGATATTTAAATCCATGGTTAGTGAATATGGTATAGAGCCAAGGCTTGAACACTTTGCCTCCCTGGTGGACATTGTGGGTCGGCATGGACAGCTTAAGGAGGCCTTGGATGTGATCAATAGCATGCCATTTGAGCCTGATAAGGTTGTCTGGGGTGCTTTATTGGGTGCTTCTAGGGTCCACAACAATGTGGAGATGGCCCGTGTTGCTGCTGAAGCTTTGATGAGACTTGAACCAGATAGCTCAGTTCCCTATGTCTTGTTATACAACATGTATGCTGATGCGGGACAGTGGGATAATGCAACAGAAGTAAGAATGATGATGGAAAGGAATAATATCAAGAAAGAAGCAGCATTTAGTTGGGTAGATTCCTCCTAG